A genomic window from Lotus japonicus ecotype B-129 chromosome 1, LjGifu_v1.2 includes:
- the LOC130734449 gene encoding rust resistance kinase Lr10-like, with the protein MLGNCSGAVLAFFCFLLALSFCTKLASADIGCEKTRCSSHAPTIQYPFRLQSTQPQKCGETGFDLSCSENHKTMLELPLSVKLAVNKIDYKSHTVHVTVPDGLCLPKLLSHLNMSATPFHFLENPFYHANYTLFNCSSMNTALNSYSSISCLSGSGYKVYALNSSLRIKDVTLSYCTKLYDLPSVPSYVFHQQNDLILSWDESCDNQTNHECYKILHKSKGPWKKVEILAPILLFILILLLVIVLYRVRYTSQKDKENQARIENFLENYRALKPTRYSYADIKRITSNFKNELGQGAYGMVYKGKLSGEIFVAVKLLASSTTGNGPEFINEVVTMGQIHHVNVVRLVGFCADGHTRALVYEYLPNGSLQKFISTTDFKNHFLSWEKLQEIAVGIAKGIEYLHQGCDQRILHFDIKPHNVLLDHHFIPKISDFGMAKLCSKDQSAVSMTAARGTVGYIAPEVFSRNFGNVSYKSDVYSFGMLLLEMVGGRQNVNVNVDVDDGAKRTGVGYFPEWIYNQLEQGGDLREHIEVEKYANIAKKLAIVGLSCIQWHPVDRPSMQVVVHMLDGDGGNLSLPSNPFASADPVIMNVNMLGRQLHRE; encoded by the exons ATGTTGGGTAATTGTTCTGGAGCAGTTCTGGCATTCTTTTGCTTCCTTTTGGCATTAAGCTTCTGCACTAAGCTTGCTTCAGCTGATATTGGATGCGAAAAAACAAGGTGCAGTTCTCATGCCCCCACTATTCAGTACCCTTTCCGATTGCAAAGCACACAACCACAAAAGTGCGGTGAAACTGGTTTTGATCTTTCATGCAGTGAGAACCACAAAACCATGCTAGAATTGCCACTTTCAGTAAAACTTGCTGTCAACAAAATCGATTACAAGTCCCACACAGTTCATGTCACTGTCCCAGATGGGTTGTGCCTTCCAAAACTCCTCTCCCATCTCAACATGTCTGCAACTCCTTTTCACTTCCTTGAAAATCCCTTTTACCATGCAAACTACACCTTATTTAATTGTTCATCCATGAACACAGCTTTGAATTCTTATTCTTCAATTTCATGCCTTTCTGGTTCCGGATACAAAGTTTATGCCTTGAACTCCTCACTTCGAATCAAGGATGTTACTTTGTCATACTGCACTAAGTTGTACGACCTACCATCAGTTCCAAGTTATGTTTTTCACCAGCAGAATGATCTTATTTTAAGCTGGGATGAAAGCTGTGATAATCAAACAAATCATGAATGTTACAAGATTCTCCACAAATCCAAAG GTCCATGGAAAAAAGTGGAGATTCTAG CACCAATCCTATTATTTATTCTAATCTTGCTACTGGTGATTGTGCTATATCGTGTCCGCTACACAAGCCAAAAAGACAAAGAAAACCAAGCAAGAATAGAGAACTTCTTGGAAAACTACAGAGCACTCAAACCCACGAGATACTCCTATGCAGACATCAAGAGGATCACAAGCAATTTCAAGAACGAGCTGGGGCAGGGAGCGTATGGAATGGTGTACAAAGGCAAATTATCCGGCGAGATTTTCGTGGCGGTTAAGCTTCTTGCGAGCTCCACCACCGGTAACGGACCGGAGTTCATCAATGAGGTTGTGACAATGGGGCAAATCCACCATGTCAACGTGGTTCGCTTGGTTGGTTTCTGCGCAGATGGACACACACGAGCTCTAGTTTACGAGTACTTACCAAATGGTTCTTTGCAGAAGTTCATATCCACCACAGATTTCAAAAACCATTTCCTGAGCTGGGAGAAGCTGCAAGAAATTGCAGTGGGGATAGCTAAAGGGATTGAGTATCTTCACCAAGGGTGTGACCAGAGGATCCTGCATTTTGATATCAAGCCTCATAATGTGTTACTTGACCACCATTTTATTCCCAAGATATCTGATTTCGGAATGGCTAAGCTTTGTTCCAAGGACCAAAGCGCAGTTTCCATGACCGCGGCGAGAGGAACTGTAGGCTACATAGCACCAGAAGTGTTCTCTAGGAACTTTGGGAATGTGTCATACAAgtctgatgtgtatagttttggGATGTTGTTGCTTGAGATGGTGGGAGGAAGACAGAATGTTAATGTTAatgttgatgttgatgatgGTGCTAAGAGAACTGGTGTGGGCTATTTTCCTGAATGGATTTACAATCAGTTAGAGCAAGGTGGTGACTTGAGAGAACACATTGAGGTGGAGAAGTATGCTAACATAGCTAAGAAGCTTGCAATTGTGGGACTCTCCTGCATTCAATGGCACCCGGTTGATCGTCCTTCTATGCAAGTTGTGGTTCACATGTTGGATGGAGATGGAGGAAACTTAAGTTTGCCATCCAATCCTTTTGCTTCTGCTGATCCAGTTATAATGAATGTTAATATGCTTGGAAGGCAGCTTCACAGGGAGTAG